The genomic segment TCATGTTTTTTATGTACTCCCTCTGCCTCCCTGCCCTCGCCGAATTTTGAAAAGAAAAAAGAGAACCGGCGGGTCCTCATATGGGGGGTATTGCTTTATTTATTGCTCATATACTATAGCATATATTTTATCACTTTACCATATTAGTGTGTAAAATTATTTTGAAAAGTTTTTTCTTTCAGTTTCCATACAATATGAATCAGGACTTGATTGTCAGTTTCAAAATAACCCGCCATCGGGTTGCCCTTGTGTTTGATCCTTTTCAACATTTCTGGAATGGTATATCGATTCCTCTGCAGCTGTTCGTTGACCTCCTCCCAGAACAGGGGTGCTGCGACTTTCCCGCCCGCCTTTCCACGTGGTGAATACGGGCAGATCATGGTTTTACCAGGTGCATGCTGCACATAATCAATATACAGCTTCCCGCCACGTCGCCTCTTCAGCCTTTCTGTCGTAAACAGGTCCGGATAAGCGTCAACGAGAAGGCTTGCGACAAATGATGTAAACAGACGCGTCTCCTGATACGTCAGTGATGCCGGCCGGAGAGGGATATGAATCTGCAGCCCTCTGCTTCCGGTAAGTTTAGGGAAGCTTCGAATATTCAGGCGGTCAAAGATGGATTTCATTTCCTGCGCCGCCTTAATCGCAAGGGCAAACTTCGAATCATCCGGTGGATCCAGATCAAAGACAATTTCCACCGGTCCGGATGAATCCACACGACTGAAGGGAAGATGATATTCGAGAGCCAGCTGATTTCCCAGCCAGATCAGCGTTCGTAAATTGTTACAGAGTATGGCCCGTGTTTCTCTGTAAACTGCCGTCATCACGTAATCCGGCGCATAATCCGGACAGTTTTTTTGAAAAAAAGACGGGCCCTCCGCTCCATGAGGGAAGCGAATCACCGTCAGCGCCCGCTGCCTTAAAAAAGGCAGCATGACCGGTGCGACCGCGACAAGGTAGGAAAGAAACTGAACCTTGTTAATCTCAGGATCAGCCCAGATGATCTTATCCGGATGTGTGATGTTGATTTCCTCTTCAAGTAACATCTGTGCCTCTTTATTCATGCGACTCATCCTCAAACAGGCCGGCCGCGGCCTGATGTCCGGTAATCGCCTGAATCACCGGCTGCCGAAGATTGCCTCCCCGCGTCCACTCCCTGTAGACCACCTTAACGGTCAGATCCGGTTTCAGCCACTGCACATCTTTGATGGCTTCCGGCGGGTTGCTAAACGGGCAGACAGAGGTTTTGATCAGCCCGACATGATTGGTGAAGATCTGCCACTGCTGTTCCGAAAGTCTGCCCGGCCCCGCACGACCAATATAAACAAGCTGGCCCTGTCTGTTATAGAGACCAAGCATCAGCGCATTGAACCGGGATGACCGCCGCGTCACACCACCGATTACGGCAATGAGATCCCGCTCCGTTTTGATTTTCTTCCATGACCCATTTTTCCCCTTGATCAAGTATTTGCTGTTCAGATTTTTCGATACGATGCCCTCCATGCCCTGCTGCTTCACAGCCTGATATAGAGCAAATCCATCCTCTTCAGAAGTGACCCTGCGGACCTGGCCAGTCTCGATCAGCACATCTGACAGCATGTCGCATCTTCTTTCGAGTGGAACTTGATCAATCCACTCGCCATCGCGATAAATTAAATCAAAAATCATATAGGTAATCGGAACTTCCCGGCGAAGAACAGGTATTTTTTCCATACGACTGATCCCGTCACGCCTCATTACTTCATGGAAAGAAGGCTTTCCAGATGTATCCAGAGCAATCACTTCACCATCAACAATGGCCGATGAAGCGGACAGGTAATTCTGAGCTCGTGCAATTTCAGGAAAGACTGCCGTCCGTTCGTTCCCGTGCCGGTTAAACAGACGCGTCTCTGTTCCCTCAAAATAAGCCAGTACTCTCACGCCATCCCACTTGACCTGATGAATCCATTCCTTTCCATCAGGTATTTCATCGGACATAACCGGTTCAAAAGGGATGATCGGCTCCCATTTCATCCGACTGTCTTCTTCCTGCGTCCGCCTGCCCTTTTCTTCGGCTTTGATTCTCTGACACTGGCCTCCAGCGCCGACAGGAGGTCGACAACACTGGTCTGCGCTGCGGGAGCCTTTTTCTTTTCTGGCGGAATACCGGCAACTTTGTCCTGTATCAGTTTCTCAAGTTTCATCCGATAATCGTCTTTATATTTTTTCGGTTCGAATGCGGCCGTCAGCTGGCTGATCAACTGCCCGGCAATCGAGAGCTCTTTTTCGTCATTCTGGATTGTCACATCCCCGAGTCCGGGAACCTCATTCATATGACGTACTTCATCCGGATAATACAGGGTTTCGAGCAACATGCCGTTTCCATAACTGCGTATAGCAGCCAGATGCTGCTTGGAACGAATGATGATATTGGCCAGTCCAATCTTGCTGGAATCGCTGATTGACTGACGGAGCAGTGAATAGGCACGCAGCCCTTGTCCGCTGTCCGGACCGATAAAATATGACTTTTCAAAGTAAATGGGATCAATTTCACTGAGATTGACAAAATGGATGATTTCGATGCTCTTATTTCCGTCTTCCTGCAAATCGCTCATTTCCTGTCCACTGATTGGCACAAACCGCCCCGGTGAAAATTCATAGGCCTTGACAATGTCCTCACCGGCAACGGATTTGCCGCATTTTGAACAGGTTCGCGTGTATTGAATCGGAGCCATGCAGTCCTTATGCAGCATGCGTAATTTGATGTCTTTATCTTCTGTCGCGGTATATAGTTTAATGGGAATATAAACCAGTCCGAATTGTATGGAGCCCTTCCACATGGTACGCATTTTGTTCACCTCGCGGATAGTATGAACGATCCGTACCACGACTATGCAGAAAACCGGATATAACAAACCTCCTGAACCGGATGGGTCACATCCTATTCAGGAGGTTAGAAAACAAACAGCAGAACACAAATGACGAGCGCCCAGAATGGCAGGCAAATCAGCATAGCCCATGCAGCACCCTTAAAAAAGTTCCCGTCCATATGGAACCACTCCGATGCACTTTTACGAAGCAGTCTGTCCAAAAACAATGGCTTTCATACCTGTCATACGAAAGCGGATAAAAAAAGGCCTTTCGACCGCTCCGTATACCCGCTCATACTGATGGACAGGAACATAAAGTATTATGGATCAGACAGATTTTCAGACTGTCTGATCCGCCGGCCAGAGCACCTCTCTTCATCACTCCTTATGACACCTTAACAGGGTGTCATTTGTATGTACCTCTTATTTCTCCCATGTATACGTTGCGGAAAATGAATCAACCGGCTGTCCTTTAAGCGTAAAATAATTCACTTTAATCTTCTTCTTATCTTCACTGAGGTCGAGAATGACATATGTACCCGTCTTATAATTACGGGGCAGACGCAGACTGCCCGGGTTAATGCCGATCATCCCGTTTTCCTTAAAAGAGCCGGCGAAGTGCGTATGCCCGAAACAGAGAATATCTGCTTTGACTTCCAGACCCCGGTAAATGAGCCTTGCCGGAGAATTCCGGACACCCAGCAAGTGCCCATGGGCAATCAGAAAGGTTAATGAACCCGACTGACGGACGACTTCATCCGGATAGGCCCCGGAAAATCGCAGTTTCCTTCAACGGCAAGGTAATCCTTCATTTCAGGACTATCCGCGTGTAATTCCGAATCGCCGCAGTGGATGAAAGCTTCAACTTTCCCGGCATACCTGTCCTTCAGTTCCTCAACCTCACGCTTCAGACCATGCGTGTCACTGACAATCAGCCATTTCATTGACCGGCCCCCATCCATTCTGTCCATTTCGCTTTGAGCTCCTGCAAAGCCTTTGCCCGGTGGCTGATCCTGTTTTTTACATCCTCACCCATTTCTGCGAAGGTCATCTGTTCTTCCGGAACGAAAAAGACCGGATCATAACCGAAACCATCGGCACCTCTTCTTTTATCTGTAATCACGCCGGAACAGTGTCCCTCAGCGAAGTGTGTCTTTCTGCCAGGCAGGCTGAGCGCAAGAACGCAGGTAAAGTGAGCCGTCCGCTTCTCAACCGGGACACCTTTTAAATGATTAAGCAGTTTATCGATATTATGTTCGCTGTTTTTATCAGGCCCGGCATACCGTGCGGAGAAGATCCCCGGTTCACCACCCAGAGCGTCAACACACAGCCCTGAATCGTCGGCAAGCGCCGGCAGATTCATTTTTTGGGAAAGGGTTTCTGCCTTCAGAGCAGCGTTGTCACGAAAAGTTTTGCCTGTTTCAGGCACGTCAATGGTTACATTCAGATCTTTCAATGAAAACACATCCACATCAAAATCCGCCAGTATTTTTTTTATTTCTTTAATCTTCCCCTGATTATTTGATGCAATCAGAATACGTGTCACCGCGATCTTCCCACCTTTTGCTCTGTCAAAATGTCACCAATGATGGCTTTCTCTTTCTGAATCAGTTCATGGATGCCCTTCCCGGCCAGCCGGATCAGTTTTCGAAGCTCATCTTCACTGAATGTGGCCTCTTCTCCAGTGCCCTGTATTTCCACAAATTCACCTTTACCGTTCATCACAATATTCATATCAACATTCGTTGTTGCGTCCTCTTTATAACACAGATCAAGAATCGGTCCATACTGTGGATGGATCCCGACAGACGTCGCTGCCAGATAAGTTCTGACCGGCAGCTGACTGATCATATTCCGTTCCAACGCTTTTCTGAAAGCCAGTACCATGGCGACAAATGCCCCGGTGATTGAGGCTGTTCGTGTACCCCCGTCTGCCTGAATTACGTCACAGTCAATCCATATCGTGCGTTCCCCTATTTTTCCCAGATCAACAACAGAACGTAATGCCCGGCCAATCAGGCGCTGAATTTCCATGGTCCGTCCGGCCTGCTTTCCGCGCGAGGACTCGCGAATGGTTCGCTCAGGTGTCGCCCGGGAAGCATGGCATATTCTGCTGTAATCCATCCCTTCTTCTGCCCGCGCAGAAACGGAGGCACTCTGTCCTCAATGCTTGCGTTACAGATGACCTTTGTCCGCCCGACAGTCATCAGTACAGAACCTTCAGGATGGATAATAAAATCAGGCTGTATCAGAATGTGTCTGAGCTCGTCACTTGCTCTTCCATCTGGTCTCATTTCAGTCAGTTCCTTTGAATTACAGAATTCAGGATCTGTCAATGGATAAAATACAACAGTATCCTGTACGATCACTACACGAATAGAGGAGCGGCAGGCCGCTCCTTTTTACTATACCATAATACGCAAGAAATCATTATAGGCCTGAAGCACTCACCATGGATTCTGAAACCGGACCCGTCAGTGTTTTACCGGACTCCAGCATCACTTTATCCGAATCTCCCGCTTTTATCTCGACTTTATTGATTCCTTTCTGACTGGTCAGTGTCCTGACAAGACAGCGGAGCGCCCGTTCACTGATTGTCTTTGCCGCTTTATCCTCATAGACGGCATCGTTAAAGTGCAGAGATACTACGCCATCTTTTATCATGGGTTTATCAATCAGACGTGTGTCGGGATTGAAAGTTGAGATGAACGGACTGTCCGCAGGTTCATCGACCAGTGCAGAAACCAGGTCGGATACTCTGTCATTTCCCGTGATCGCTCGTACGGTAACCGGAACTTCATAGGTTTTGTTTTTATACGTCGTGAGATAAAAAACAGTCAATGATCCACTGGCCGCAACATCTGAAACATCGCCGAATGTGGTATTAATCCCGTCCTGGCGTGTCAGGCCTCTGCCGATCGACCGTCTGGTATCCGGCCATTCGTCCAGGACTTTACCGTCCACACTGATGGAAACACTTTTTACAGTATTAAATTCCGTCAGTGTCCAGACCACTGACTGGACGGCACGCTCCTGGTCCTCAGGCCGTGTCTCAAGAAACTCCCTGGAAAAATCGACCGTCAGATTACCACGCTTATCCATATCCACATTGACGACCTCCGTTTCGGCAGGAAGAACGGTCTGGAAGCCATTAGGCAGGAGTTCCGTCACCGGCCCCCCTTTGACGAGATAATTCAGAACCTGACTTTCAGGTGCGCCGGATTCAGGCAAACCTGTAACTTGCGGTATAAGCAGGCCGTTCGCATCGGAAAGATAGAGTGTCCGCTGAATGTATGTTGCGTTTTTTGATGCCTCCTTCAATGCCTGCCTGTCTTTAACATATTTTATCGTGTCAGGCTCGCTGTCCTTATCTCCGCACGCAGACAACAGCGTAAAAGATAACAACACTATAACCGAAGCCAGTACAAA from the Sporolactobacillus sp. Y61 genome contains:
- the ligD gene encoding non-homologous end-joining DNA ligase, which produces MNKEAQMLLEEEINITHPDKIIWADPEINKVQFLSYLVAVAPVMLPFLRQRALTVIRFPHGAEGPSFFQKNCPDYAPDYVMTAVYRETRAILCNNLRTLIWLGNQLALEYHLPFSRVDSSGPVEIVFDLDPPDDSKFALAIKAAQEMKSIFDRLNIRSFPKLTGSRGLQIHIPLRPASLTYQETRLFTSFVASLLVDAYPDLFTTERLKRRRGGKLYIDYVQHAPGKTMICPYSPRGKAGGKVAAPLFWEEVNEQLQRNRYTIPEMLKRIKHKGNPMAGYFETDNQVLIHIVWKLKEKTFQNNFTH
- a CDS encoding DNA ligase, which translates into the protein MKWEPIIPFEPVMSDEIPDGKEWIHQVKWDGVRVLAYFEGTETRLFNRHGNERTAVFPEIARAQNYLSASSAIVDGEVIALDTSGKPSFHEVMRRDGISRMEKIPVLRREVPITYMIFDLIYRDGEWIDQVPLERRCDMLSDVLIETGQVRRVTSEEDGFALYQAVKQQGMEGIVSKNLNSKYLIKGKNGSWKKIKTERDLIAVIGGVTRRSSRFNALMLGLYNRQGQLVYIGRAGPGRLSEQQWQIFTNHVGLIKTSVCPFSNPPEAIKDVQWLKPDLTVKVVYREWTRGGNLRQPVIQAITGHQAAAGLFEDESHE
- a CDS encoding Ku protein, encoding MRTMWKGSIQFGLVYIPIKLYTATEDKDIKLRMLHKDCMAPIQYTRTCSKCGKSVAGEDIVKAYEFSPGRFVPISGQEMSDLQEDGNKSIEIIHFVNLSEIDPIYFEKSYFIGPDSGQGLRAYSLLRQSISDSSKIGLANIIIRSKQHLAAIRSYGNGMLLETLYYPDEVRHMNEVPGLGDVTIQNDEKELSIAGQLISQLTAAFEPKKYKDDYRMKLEKLIQDKVAGIPPEKKKAPAAQTSVVDLLSALEASVRESKPKKRAGGRRKKTVG
- a CDS encoding XTP/dITP diphosphatase, yielding MTRILIASNNQGKIKEIKKILADFDVDVFSLKDLNVTIDVPETGKTFRDNAALKAETLSQKMNLPALADDSGLCVDALGGEPGIFSARYAGPDKNSEHNIDKLLNHLKGVPVEKRTAHFTCVLALSLPGRKTHFAEGHCSGVITDKRRGADGFGYDPVFFVPEEQMTFAEMGEDVKNRISHRAKALQELKAKWTEWMGAGQ
- a CDS encoding GerMN domain-containing protein; this encodes MIRRSFFVLASVIVLLSFTLLSACGDKDSEPDTIKYVKDRQALKEASKNATYIQRTLYLSDANGLLIPQVTGLPESGAPESQVLNYLVKGGPVTELLPNGFQTVLPAETEVVNVDMDKRGNLTVDFSREFLETRPEDQERAVQSVVWTLTEFNTVKSVSISVDGKVLDEWPDTRRSIGRGLTRQDGINTTFGDVSDVAASGSLTVFYLTTYKNKTYEVPVTVRAITGNDRVSDLVSALVDEPADSPFISTFNPDTRLIDKPMIKDGVVSLHFNDAVYEDKAAKTISERALRCLVRTLTSQKGINKVEIKAGDSDKVMLESGKTLTGPVSESMVSASGL